A portion of the Pseudarthrobacter defluvii genome contains these proteins:
- a CDS encoding ABC transporter ATP-binding protein produces MSGALAIETRGLSKHFGQQAAVDRVDLAVPHGTVFGFLGPNGSGKTTTIRMLLGLAAASAGTVSLLGREMPDKLHEVLPRVGALVEGPAFYPFLSGAANLHRLDSASPHTVPATRKARVQQALERVGLEHAAGKRVHAYSLGMKQRLGIANALLSPRDLLVLDEPTNGLDPQGTREVRNLVRSLANEGATVFVSSHLLAEVDQMCTHAAVMSAGRLVAQGPLAELRQAGSTRLRLVTPDGGSAREVLARLGLAPDPGQAGPRAQADGETVVAVLQTGAQQPEVLPEDVVAHLVHAGVRVRGFAVERESLEDRFVALTGEGFDVAQ; encoded by the coding sequence GTGAGCGGCGCCCTGGCGATTGAAACCCGTGGCCTGAGCAAGCACTTTGGCCAGCAGGCCGCCGTCGACCGCGTGGACCTCGCCGTTCCGCACGGGACGGTCTTCGGCTTCCTGGGGCCCAACGGGTCCGGCAAGACCACCACCATCCGCATGCTGCTGGGCCTGGCCGCTGCGTCCGCCGGAACGGTAAGCCTGCTGGGCCGCGAGATGCCGGACAAACTCCACGAGGTCCTCCCGCGGGTGGGCGCGTTGGTTGAGGGGCCGGCCTTCTACCCCTTCCTCTCCGGCGCCGCCAACCTGCACCGGCTGGATTCGGCCAGCCCGCACACCGTGCCGGCAACGCGGAAGGCGCGGGTGCAGCAGGCGCTGGAGCGTGTGGGCTTGGAACACGCCGCAGGCAAACGGGTGCACGCGTACTCGCTGGGAATGAAGCAGCGGCTGGGCATCGCCAACGCCCTGCTCTCGCCGCGGGACCTGCTGGTGCTGGACGAGCCCACCAACGGGCTGGATCCGCAGGGCACCCGGGAAGTCCGCAACCTGGTGCGGTCCCTGGCGAATGAGGGCGCCACCGTTTTTGTGTCCAGCCACCTGCTGGCCGAGGTGGACCAGATGTGCACCCATGCCGCCGTCATGAGCGCCGGCAGGCTTGTGGCGCAGGGGCCGCTGGCTGAGCTGCGGCAGGCAGGGTCCACCCGCCTCCGGCTGGTCACGCCCGACGGCGGGTCGGCCCGGGAGGTCCTGGCCCGGCTGGGGCTGGCACCTGACCCCGGACAGGCTGGACCGCGTGCACAAGCCGATGGGGAGACCGTTGTGGCGGTGCTCCAGACCGGCGCCCAACAGCCGGAGGTGCTCCCGGAGGACGTCGTGGCGCACCTGGTGCACGCCGGCGTTCGGGTCCGGGGGTTCGCCGTCGAGCGTGAAAGCCTTGAAGACCGCTTTGTTGCCCTCACCGGGGAAGGATTCGACGTTGCCCAGTAG
- a CDS encoding C40 family peptidase, producing the protein MALSGSGRRTAVLCAAVVLFASVATPAAAVPAPSLPLTVPATPEIPSPEDIAAAKASESATADKVTDIERILADASTAQQAAFAVAMQANNAYSEALVELQQRTEAASVAAAKADSAREQQDKTRKQVGQLAGDLYRNGGLNPTLGTFASGGESLQQAATLEALSASRSRAFEAADAAATAYRSLTAAADDASKAADDAAKMAEQRKSQAEQANAAQAKAVADAKAQRTVLVDQLAQLRNTTVALESARVDALDRQREEARLAALSAAADKAAADNAAQDKAAQNQAAQNQGGQNQGGQNQAAAGQNDPSQDTAPAAPAPAAAPAAPAAPAPVAPAPAPAPVAPAPAAPVPAAPAPAPAPVAPAPAPAPAPAPAPAPSTGSGTYEAAISVALGKVGAPYYYQWGGTGVYGFDCSGLVQNAFAAAGQYLPRTASQQYAAAPVHVPISQARRGDLLVWGSAPNFYHVAIYLGNGQVVQALNPQEGITVSSISSMVGMELYPYAARY; encoded by the coding sequence ATGGCTTTATCCGGATCCGGCCGCAGGACGGCCGTGCTTTGCGCCGCCGTCGTCCTTTTTGCTTCCGTCGCAACGCCGGCGGCCGCAGTCCCGGCACCGTCCCTGCCCCTGACCGTTCCGGCGACGCCCGAGATCCCGTCGCCCGAGGACATTGCCGCAGCCAAGGCCAGCGAGTCCGCAACGGCGGACAAGGTCACGGACATCGAACGCATCCTGGCCGACGCGTCCACAGCCCAGCAGGCCGCGTTCGCGGTGGCCATGCAGGCCAACAACGCCTACAGCGAGGCACTGGTGGAACTGCAGCAGCGGACCGAGGCGGCATCAGTCGCCGCAGCCAAGGCCGACTCCGCCCGGGAACAGCAGGACAAAACCCGCAAGCAGGTGGGGCAGCTCGCCGGTGACCTGTACCGGAACGGCGGCCTGAACCCCACCCTCGGCACCTTCGCCAGCGGCGGTGAAAGCCTGCAGCAGGCCGCCACGCTCGAGGCCCTCTCTGCCAGCCGCAGCCGGGCTTTCGAAGCTGCCGACGCCGCAGCCACCGCCTACCGTTCCCTGACCGCAGCTGCGGATGACGCCTCCAAGGCCGCCGACGATGCAGCCAAGATGGCGGAACAGCGGAAGTCCCAGGCGGAACAGGCCAACGCCGCACAGGCCAAGGCTGTGGCTGACGCCAAGGCCCAGCGGACCGTCCTGGTGGACCAACTCGCACAGCTCCGCAACACCACGGTGGCGCTCGAATCAGCCCGCGTAGATGCCTTGGACCGGCAACGCGAGGAGGCCCGCCTCGCCGCACTGTCCGCCGCCGCAGACAAGGCTGCAGCGGACAATGCCGCCCAGGATAAGGCAGCCCAAAACCAGGCAGCGCAGAACCAAGGCGGGCAGAACCAGGGCGGGCAAAACCAGGCTGCTGCCGGCCAGAACGACCCAAGCCAGGACACGGCCCCTGCGGCACCTGCTCCAGCAGCAGCCCCCGCAGCGCCGGCCGCACCGGCACCTGTTGCACCCGCGCCGGCGCCCGCGCCCGTTGCTCCGGCACCTGCTGCGCCTGTTCCCGCCGCGCCGGCTCCTGCCCCTGCTCCCGTTGCCCCGGCTCCCGCGCCCGCGCCTGCACCGGCTCCTGCGCCCGCCCCTTCAACGGGTTCAGGCACCTATGAGGCAGCGATCTCCGTAGCCCTGGGGAAGGTGGGGGCACCGTACTACTACCAGTGGGGCGGGACCGGGGTCTACGGTTTCGACTGCTCCGGGCTGGTGCAGAACGCCTTCGCTGCGGCTGGCCAGTACCTGCCGCGCACCGCCTCCCAGCAGTACGCGGCAGCCCCGGTCCACGTTCCGATTTCGCAGGCCCGCCGCGGCGACCTGCTGGTCTGGGGCTCGGCACCGAACTTCTACCATGTAGCCATTTACCTGGGGAACGGCCAGGTGGTGCAGGCCCTCAACCCGCAGGAAGGCATCACCGTTTCCAGCATCAGCTCGATGGTGGGCATGGAGCTTTACCCGTACGCGGCCCGCTACTGA
- a CDS encoding PEP/pyruvate-binding domain-containing protein codes for MAQQTPPMVGTSPDDELVLELRGLDAGMLALVGGKAANLGELLSRGLPVPDGFCLTTAAYRQAIGAPDSLLPALAVAYAALHTAAGAGGEPPDITGLAGKARAAIQAAPIPAAVAEAVGHAYRALGPDVPVAVRSSATAEDLPFASFAGQQDTYLNVVGVPAVLEAVRRCWASLWTDRATAYRATLGIHPAGVALAVVVQRMVDAETAGVMFTANPLTGSRRQVVVDASPGLGESVVSGAVNPDHFVVDALTGRVLELELGATGIEVRPLPGGGTHIRELPDDRGGACLADSQLRMLATLGLKAQEHFGSPQDTEWAIDRAGALWLTQSRPITTLYPVPRSNGAAGRAARGKPVTGTRAYLCFSLAQGLTRPLTPVGLAAVRLIASSVATAAGFPVPDPRHGPSPYAEAGQRIYVDFTTPIRSAVGRRIVPRVFDIMEARTATVMRRLMEDPAFSVTKRTPFGLLRHVAPVAIRAKVPATLVHALFRPRAALRRLDQFTQDYEASLAPDAGADTLVRLDHAESLLGSRLFLIVPAILPLPALGFAMLGLAGKLLGGDAWDELQPVIRGLPHNVTTEMDLELWRLATAIQEDPDSRAALLTKNPSILADAYRAGQLPARLDAGLARFLDRYGQRAVGEIDVGLPRWSEEPAHILGILANYLRLDNPALAPDAQFSKAAEDAEEQVERLVARAAARGRIRGRLVRAALRRARLFAGLRELPKYLLVLGLGEVRRQLLLVGRELEQAGTIACRDDVFFLDFAEVRRALAGNTPGAEGPALDLRQLVAERKQEYARELRRRHIPRVLLSDGTEPEAVRAAVGSSGDGTLAGSPASAGTVTAPARVILDPVGARLEPGEILVAPSTDPGWTPLFLTAGGLVMEMGGANSHGAVVAREYGIPAVVGVADATGRISTGQKITVDGGAGTVVPEPPGTPRDGGLRRGAEPPARA; via the coding sequence ATGGCGCAGCAAACCCCGCCGATGGTGGGCACCAGCCCGGACGACGAGCTGGTGCTGGAGTTGCGTGGCCTCGACGCCGGGATGCTGGCGCTGGTGGGCGGCAAGGCAGCCAACCTCGGTGAGCTGTTGTCCCGCGGGCTGCCGGTTCCTGACGGCTTCTGCCTCACTACCGCTGCGTACCGCCAGGCAATCGGAGCCCCGGACAGCCTGCTCCCCGCGCTGGCAGTGGCCTACGCGGCCCTGCACACTGCAGCCGGCGCCGGAGGGGAACCACCTGACATAACCGGGCTGGCCGGAAAGGCACGTGCGGCAATCCAGGCAGCGCCGATTCCCGCTGCCGTCGCCGAGGCCGTAGGGCACGCCTATCGGGCCCTCGGTCCGGATGTTCCGGTGGCGGTCAGGTCTTCGGCCACCGCCGAGGACCTGCCGTTCGCCAGTTTCGCGGGGCAGCAGGACACATACCTCAACGTGGTGGGAGTTCCTGCGGTGCTGGAGGCCGTACGTCGTTGCTGGGCGTCGCTGTGGACTGACCGGGCAACGGCATACCGGGCAACCCTGGGGATCCACCCTGCCGGGGTGGCGCTCGCGGTGGTGGTCCAGCGGATGGTGGACGCGGAGACGGCGGGCGTCATGTTCACGGCGAATCCGCTCACCGGCAGCCGCCGCCAGGTAGTGGTGGACGCCAGTCCGGGCCTGGGCGAGTCGGTTGTCTCCGGCGCGGTCAATCCGGACCACTTCGTAGTGGATGCGCTGACCGGCAGGGTGCTGGAACTGGAACTGGGCGCCACGGGCATCGAGGTGCGGCCGCTCCCCGGCGGCGGGACACATATCCGGGAGTTGCCGGACGACCGCGGTGGGGCCTGCCTGGCAGACAGCCAATTGCGGATGTTGGCCACGCTGGGCTTGAAGGCCCAGGAGCATTTCGGTTCCCCGCAGGACACCGAGTGGGCCATCGACCGGGCCGGTGCCCTCTGGCTCACGCAGTCCAGGCCGATCACCACGCTGTACCCGGTTCCGAGGAGCAACGGCGCCGCAGGCAGGGCCGCGCGGGGAAAACCCGTCACCGGCACCAGGGCGTACCTCTGCTTCAGCCTGGCCCAGGGGCTCACCCGGCCGCTCACCCCCGTGGGCCTCGCGGCCGTCCGACTCATTGCCTCCTCCGTTGCCACGGCTGCCGGTTTCCCTGTTCCTGATCCCCGGCACGGACCGTCACCCTATGCCGAGGCCGGGCAGCGGATCTACGTTGACTTCACCACCCCGATCCGCAGCGCGGTGGGCCGACGCATCGTTCCCCGGGTTTTCGACATCATGGAGGCGCGGACCGCAACGGTCATGCGCCGGCTGATGGAGGACCCCGCCTTCTCGGTGACTAAGAGGACGCCGTTCGGGCTGCTGCGCCACGTGGCACCGGTAGCGATCCGTGCCAAGGTTCCCGCCACCCTCGTCCATGCCCTGTTCCGGCCCCGCGCGGCCCTGCGCCGGCTGGACCAGTTCACCCAAGACTATGAAGCCTCGCTGGCTCCCGATGCAGGCGCTGATACCTTGGTGCGGCTCGACCACGCCGAATCGCTCTTGGGGTCACGCCTGTTCTTGATCGTGCCGGCCATCCTGCCCCTTCCCGCCCTGGGCTTCGCCATGTTGGGCCTCGCCGGGAAGCTGCTTGGCGGAGATGCATGGGATGAACTGCAGCCTGTGATCCGCGGCCTGCCCCACAATGTCACCACGGAAATGGACCTGGAATTGTGGCGCCTCGCAACAGCCATCCAGGAAGACCCGGACTCGCGCGCCGCGCTCCTGACGAAGAACCCCTCCATCCTCGCGGACGCATACCGGGCCGGGCAGTTGCCGGCCCGACTGGACGCCGGCCTGGCGAGGTTCCTGGACAGGTACGGCCAGCGGGCAGTGGGTGAAATCGACGTAGGACTGCCGCGATGGTCGGAGGAACCGGCACACATCCTGGGAATCCTCGCCAACTACCTCCGCCTGGATAACCCGGCGCTGGCCCCTGACGCCCAGTTCAGCAAGGCAGCCGAGGATGCCGAAGAACAGGTGGAACGGCTGGTTGCCCGCGCAGCGGCCCGGGGCAGGATCCGGGGACGACTCGTGCGCGCGGCGCTGCGCAGGGCACGGTTGTTTGCCGGCCTGCGGGAGCTGCCAAAGTACCTTTTGGTGCTTGGACTCGGGGAAGTCCGCCGGCAGCTGCTCCTGGTTGGCAGGGAACTGGAGCAGGCGGGCACCATCGCGTGCCGGGACGACGTGTTCTTTTTGGACTTCGCCGAGGTCCGCCGCGCATTGGCGGGCAACACCCCTGGCGCGGAAGGGCCTGCCCTGGACCTGCGGCAGCTTGTGGCGGAGCGGAAGCAGGAGTACGCCCGGGAGCTCAGGCGCCGGCACATCCCCAGGGTGCTGCTCTCGGACGGCACCGAACCCGAAGCGGTGCGGGCCGCCGTCGGAAGTTCCGGGGACGGAACCCTGGCCGGCAGCCCGGCCTCGGCGGGAACGGTGACTGCGCCGGCACGGGTCATCCTGGATCCGGTCGGCGCCCGCCTTGAGCCGGGCGAGATCCTGGTGGCGCCGTCCACGGACCCCGGTTGGACTCCGCTGTTCCTCACGGCGGGAGGGCTGGTGATGGAGATGGGCGGAGCGAACTCGCACGGCGCCGTGGTGGCCAGGGAGTACGGCATCCCGGCGGTGGTGGGAGTGGCGGACGCAACGGGCCGCATCAGCACGGGCCAAAAAATAACGGTCGACGGCGGGGCGGGAACCGTGGTGCCGGAACCGCCAGGAACGCCCCGGGACGGAGGGCTGCGGAGGGGCGCGGAGCCGCCGGCACGGGCGTAG
- a CDS encoding ABC transporter permease: MPEAAGTARPAAAPRSSGFSLLGSELKVLFARRRTWALLLALAAIPVLIAIAVKVSSAVPPGRGPAFLDRITQNGLFVAFTAMLVSVPLFMPLAVGVVAGDTIAGEANLGTLRYLLVAPAGRVRLLLVKYAGALAFCIAAPLTVGVAGAAIGAALFPVGPVTLLSGGVVQPGEAALRIVLIAAYLAVSLAGLSAIGLFLSTLTVVPVGAMAATVVVSVVSQVADQLPQLEWLHPWLFSHYWLGFGDMLRQPLVWDSFGSNALLQAGYVAVFGALAYGRFVTKDILS; the protein is encoded by the coding sequence ATGCCCGAAGCCGCCGGAACGGCCCGGCCGGCAGCAGCCCCGCGAAGCTCCGGATTCTCCCTTCTTGGGTCAGAACTCAAGGTTTTGTTTGCGCGCCGCCGGACCTGGGCGTTGCTCCTGGCCCTGGCTGCCATCCCGGTCCTCATCGCCATCGCCGTGAAAGTCTCTTCCGCCGTCCCGCCCGGCAGGGGTCCCGCATTCCTTGACCGGATCACCCAGAACGGCCTGTTCGTTGCCTTCACCGCCATGCTGGTCTCCGTACCGCTGTTCATGCCGCTTGCGGTGGGGGTGGTGGCCGGGGACACGATCGCAGGCGAGGCGAACCTGGGAACCCTCAGGTACCTGCTGGTGGCACCGGCCGGACGGGTACGGCTCCTGCTGGTCAAGTACGCAGGCGCGCTGGCCTTCTGCATCGCGGCACCCTTGACCGTGGGCGTCGCCGGGGCGGCCATCGGAGCCGCGCTTTTCCCGGTAGGCCCGGTGACGCTGCTCTCCGGCGGCGTGGTCCAGCCGGGCGAAGCGGCTTTGCGCATCGTGCTGATCGCCGCCTACCTGGCGGTATCCCTGGCGGGCCTGTCCGCGATCGGGCTGTTCCTGTCCACCCTCACCGTGGTTCCGGTCGGGGCCATGGCTGCCACCGTGGTGGTCTCGGTGGTGTCGCAGGTCGCGGACCAGCTGCCGCAGCTGGAGTGGCTGCACCCGTGGCTATTCAGCCACTACTGGCTCGGTTTTGGCGACATGCTGCGCCAGCCGCTGGTGTGGGATTCCTTCGGCAGCAACGCCCTGCTCCAGGCCGGCTACGTGGCAGTGTTCGGAGCACTCGCCTACGGCCGGTTCGTCACCAAGGACATTCTGAGCTGA